A single Anopheles funestus chromosome 2RL, idAnoFuneDA-416_04, whole genome shotgun sequence DNA region contains:
- the LOC125766042 gene encoding adult cuticle protein 1-like, which translates to MKCIIVLVLAATALIADGSVIPIALAPGYAIAAPAGLAIPGATVIQSNPAPTIVHALPAPIAVDVSGTPTLLLAPSPAGPAIVAVAPAPAATAVSATRGAVHVAPLPGHSVSQTQLNLAAAPGTE; encoded by the exons ATGAAG TGCATCATAGTTCTTGTCCTAGCCGCAACCGCGCTTATTGCTGACGGTTCTGTGATCCCGATTGCTCTGGCACCGGGATATGCGATTGCTGCACCAGCCGGTCTAGCCATTCCCGGTGCAACTGTCATCCAGTCCAATCCCGCTCCTACGATCGTTCATGCCCTGCCGGCACCGATCGCCGTAGATGTGTCCGGTACTCCGACGTTGCTCCTAGCGCCATCACCGGCCGGGCCGGCTATTGTTGCCGTTGCTCCAGCTCCTGCTGCCACGGCTGTTTCGGCAACACGTGGGGCCGTCCATGTTGCTCCACTGCCAGGACATTCCGTGTCGCAGACGCAACTGAATCTAGCCGCAGC